The following proteins come from a genomic window of Ornithinimicrobium cryptoxanthini:
- a CDS encoding metal ABC transporter substrate-binding protein, with protein MTRTFLTVAATALLLTACGSGEPGEAGDQVTVVTGFYPLEYAAQRVVGDVPGVRVETLASPGVDAHDLELTPRQVASVQDADLVVYSAGLQAAVDTAVTDQAPARSLDVASVVDLLEDDHDEHEDDEESHEGHDHGGVDPHFWLDPQRYALAGDAIADELATVDPDNAAAYRANAEQFSADLRDLDTEFTDALSSCSQDTLVTTHEAFGYLAERYGFKQVGITGITPDSEPSPARMAEITDAVKQLDVTAVYAQSTLGRDLADVISSETGTQVLVLDPIESITDSSAGTDYLEVMRANLESLRQGQGCA; from the coding sequence ATGACCCGAACCTTTCTCACCGTGGCCGCCACGGCACTGCTGCTCACCGCCTGTGGCAGCGGGGAGCCGGGCGAGGCCGGCGATCAGGTCACGGTCGTCACCGGCTTTTATCCGCTGGAGTATGCCGCGCAGCGCGTCGTCGGTGACGTCCCGGGCGTCAGGGTCGAGACCCTGGCCTCCCCCGGGGTCGACGCCCATGACCTCGAGCTCACACCGCGCCAGGTCGCATCGGTGCAGGATGCCGACCTGGTCGTCTATTCCGCCGGGTTGCAGGCCGCGGTCGACACCGCGGTCACGGACCAGGCGCCCGCCCGCAGTCTGGACGTCGCCTCCGTGGTGGACCTCCTGGAGGACGACCATGATGAGCACGAGGACGACGAGGAAAGTCACGAGGGCCATGACCACGGCGGCGTCGACCCGCACTTCTGGCTCGACCCGCAGCGTTATGCGCTCGCCGGAGACGCCATCGCTGACGAGCTGGCCACGGTCGACCCCGACAACGCCGCTGCCTACCGCGCCAACGCGGAGCAGTTCAGCGCCGACCTGCGCGACCTCGACACAGAGTTCACCGACGCGCTGAGCAGCTGCAGCCAGGACACCCTGGTCACCACGCACGAGGCGTTCGGCTACCTGGCCGAGCGTTATGGTTTCAAGCAGGTGGGCATCACCGGCATCACCCCGGACTCGGAGCCGAGCCCGGCTCGGATGGCCGAGATCACCGACGCCGTGAAGCAGCTCGATGTCACCGCCGTCTATGCCCAGAGCACCCTTGGGCGCGACCTGGCTGACGTCATCAGCTCCGAGACCGGGACCCAGGTGCTCGTTCTCGACCCGATCGAGAGCATCACCGACAGCTCGGCAGGCACGGACTACCTTGAGGTCATGCGAGCCAACCTGGAGTCGCTGCGGCAAGGTCAGGGATGCGCATGA
- a CDS encoding DUF6703 family protein, which translates to MSDPIHSADPHYHSTGTRAAIERASLPALAWLAKLPTWLPMLAMAALILVGAFLGGVVGAVLVGLALLALAWLLYLSWPHLTTPLRMMRIAVLVLLIAIVITQFVPR; encoded by the coding sequence GTGTCCGACCCGATCCACTCTGCCGACCCCCACTACCACTCGACCGGCACCCGTGCCGCGATCGAGCGGGCGAGCCTGCCGGCGCTCGCCTGGCTCGCCAAGCTGCCGACCTGGCTGCCCATGCTGGCGATGGCCGCGCTCATCCTCGTCGGCGCCTTCCTGGGCGGCGTGGTCGGCGCGGTGCTGGTCGGCCTGGCCCTGCTGGCCCTGGCCTGGCTGCTCTATCTGAGCTGGCCCCACCTGACCACTCCCCTGCGGATGATGCGCATCGCGGTCCTGGTCCTGCTGATCGCCATCGTCATCACCCAGTTCGTCCCACGTTGA
- a CDS encoding metal ABC transporter ATP-binding protein, with product MTAQASTTSTPTTPAIDLRRVSFGYAGKPVAEDVSLAIHPGEVVALLGPNGSGKSTLVRGLLGLNDHLAGEAIVLGTPLADLHDRSRLGYVPQRHTLSGSVRSTVREVIATGQLASRPWWRRATQEDRETVHRAADTVGLADRLEADVATLSGGQQRRVLIARALAAQPDVLIMDEPTAGVDAANQDVLAAVMHRLAGLGVTMLIVTHELAALRGIVDRIVEMDSGHVSFDGTPLAYAERQASVSRAADAGGHGHHHHYDEHEDGTDERDGTGLVGGMGPLDGSVEGRTG from the coding sequence ATGACCGCGCAGGCCTCGACCACCTCCACGCCCACCACCCCCGCCATCGACCTGCGCCGGGTCTCGTTCGGCTATGCCGGCAAGCCCGTCGCCGAGGACGTGAGCCTGGCCATCCACCCCGGGGAGGTGGTCGCGCTCCTCGGTCCCAACGGGTCCGGGAAGTCGACCCTCGTCCGCGGACTACTCGGCCTCAACGACCACCTGGCGGGTGAGGCAATCGTGCTGGGCACCCCGCTGGCCGACCTGCACGACCGCAGCAGGCTCGGCTACGTGCCCCAGCGACATACCCTCTCCGGTTCCGTGCGCTCCACCGTCCGTGAGGTGATCGCGACCGGTCAGCTGGCCAGCCGCCCCTGGTGGCGGCGCGCGACGCAGGAGGATCGCGAGACGGTCCACCGGGCGGCCGACACCGTGGGTCTGGCGGACCGCCTCGAGGCCGACGTAGCCACCTTGTCAGGGGGACAGCAGCGACGGGTCCTCATCGCACGGGCCCTGGCGGCCCAGCCCGACGTGCTGATCATGGACGAGCCGACCGCGGGGGTCGACGCGGCCAACCAGGACGTACTCGCGGCCGTGATGCACCGACTGGCCGGGCTGGGCGTGACCATGCTGATCGTCACCCACGAGCTCGCCGCCCTGCGCGGCATCGTCGACCGCATCGTCGAGATGGACTCCGGTCACGTCTCCTTCGACGGCACCCCGCTGGCGTATGCCGAGCGTCAGGCGTCCGTCTCGCGTGCGGCCGACGCCGGTGGTCACGGACACCACCACCACTATGACGAGCACGAGGACGGCACCGACGAGCGCGACGGGACCGGACTGGTCGGCGGCATGGGGCCGTTGGACGGTTCGGTCGAGGGGCGGACGGGCTGA
- the recO gene encoding DNA repair protein RecO, whose product MPLYRDAAIVLRTHKLGEADRIVTMLTRGRGKVRAVAKGVRRTKSKFGARLEPGMVVDLQCYEGRNLDTVTQAESLASYGDAIARDYEAWTAASAMFETCDRLTEEGEPAVQQFALLAGALSSLAGQTHEAGLVLDSYLLRAMAIAGWAASFHDCAKCGAEGPHRAFDIASGGAVCPVCRPPGCAAPAPETFILLAALLSGDWVEADASDLKHRREASKLASAHVHWHLERGVRSLRLVERVP is encoded by the coding sequence ATGCCGCTCTATCGGGACGCTGCGATCGTCCTGCGCACCCACAAACTGGGTGAGGCCGATCGCATCGTCACCATGCTCACGCGCGGCAGGGGCAAGGTCCGCGCGGTCGCCAAGGGGGTGCGACGCACCAAGTCGAAGTTCGGCGCGCGCCTCGAGCCGGGCATGGTCGTGGACCTGCAGTGCTATGAGGGCCGCAACCTCGACACCGTCACCCAGGCGGAGTCGCTGGCGTCGTATGGCGATGCGATAGCCCGCGACTACGAGGCCTGGACCGCAGCCAGCGCGATGTTCGAGACCTGCGACCGGCTGACCGAGGAGGGTGAGCCCGCCGTCCAGCAGTTCGCCCTGCTCGCCGGTGCGCTCAGCTCGCTCGCCGGGCAGACCCACGAGGCGGGGCTGGTGCTCGACTCCTATCTGCTGCGCGCCATGGCGATTGCCGGGTGGGCGGCCAGCTTCCACGACTGCGCAAAGTGTGGTGCCGAGGGGCCGCACCGGGCCTTCGACATCGCCTCTGGTGGGGCGGTCTGTCCCGTATGCCGACCGCCCGGGTGCGCAGCCCCCGCACCCGAGACCTTCATCCTGCTGGCGGCGCTGCTCAGCGGTGACTGGGTCGAGGCCGACGCCAGCGACCTCAAGCACCGCCGGGAGGCCAGCAAGCTCGCCTCGGCCCACGTGCACTGGCACCTGGAGCGCGGGGTGCGCTCACTGCGCCTGGTGGAGCGGGTGCCGTGA
- the dhaL gene encoding dihydroxyacetone kinase subunit DhaL gives MANLQSFAAWIGDYAGVVAEQADYLTDLDRAIGDADHGSNMQRGMARAARLADEEEFTAIDAYLKKVGMSLVSNVGGASGPLYGTFFLRMGGALAGVEEAGAEEVGAALRAGVEGILARGKAEVGDKTMYDAWSPALDAFDAAVGAGGDLAGALAAAAEAAAKGRDGTEDLVARKGRASYLGERSRGHIDPGATSSTMLLESAARTLA, from the coding sequence GTGGCGAACCTGCAGTCCTTCGCCGCGTGGATCGGTGACTACGCAGGCGTCGTCGCCGAACAGGCCGACTACCTGACCGACCTCGACCGGGCCATCGGCGATGCCGACCACGGCAGCAACATGCAGCGCGGGATGGCCCGTGCCGCGCGTCTCGCGGACGAGGAAGAGTTCACCGCGATCGACGCCTATCTGAAGAAGGTCGGCATGAGCCTGGTCAGCAACGTGGGCGGCGCGAGCGGGCCGCTCTATGGCACGTTCTTCCTGCGCATGGGTGGTGCCCTTGCGGGGGTGGAGGAGGCCGGCGCCGAGGAGGTGGGTGCCGCGTTGCGGGCCGGTGTCGAGGGCATCCTGGCCCGCGGCAAGGCCGAGGTCGGCGACAAGACGATGTATGACGCGTGGTCGCCTGCCCTGGACGCCTTCGACGCTGCCGTCGGTGCTGGCGGTGACCTGGCCGGTGCCCTCGCGGCAGCGGCCGAGGCCGCGGCCAAGGGCCGGGACGGCACCGAGGACCTGGTCGCGCGCAAAGGCCGGGCGAGCTATCTGGGCGAGCGCAGCCGCGGACACATCGACCCGGGTGCGACCAGCTCGACGATGCTGCTGGAGTCGGCCGCACGCACCCTGGCCTGA
- a CDS encoding metal ABC transporter permease, whose product MPEILSYDFMRNALLAALLVGAVAPMVGIFLVQRRLSLIGDGLGHVALAGVAVGVLTDNLPIITALIAAVLAGVAVEVIRARGRTSGDIALAVMFYGGIAAGVVVINKVDGSQSSNLTGYLFGAITTTSTGDLVVFGVLSAVILGVTLVLRQRLFAAAGDEEFSRASGLPVMALNITLSVLTAVTVVVSMRVVGLLLISALMIVPNAAAQEVARSFRSATVWAVGFGILSSVGGVVTSFYADTAAGGTIVLLAIGLFLLVAAVSALVAAATAHRHRVAERHPHEHGPGCGHEAIPHDDHVDYLHGDHRHAPHGSHYDEHEQVKP is encoded by the coding sequence ATGCCGGAGATCCTGTCCTATGACTTCATGCGCAACGCGCTGCTGGCCGCGCTGCTGGTCGGTGCAGTCGCGCCGATGGTGGGCATCTTCCTCGTCCAGCGGCGCCTGTCCCTGATCGGCGACGGGCTGGGGCACGTGGCGCTGGCGGGTGTCGCCGTCGGTGTGCTCACCGACAACCTGCCGATCATCACTGCACTCATCGCAGCCGTCCTGGCCGGCGTCGCCGTGGAGGTCATCCGGGCCCGGGGTCGCACCAGCGGTGACATTGCCCTGGCGGTGATGTTCTATGGCGGCATTGCCGCCGGCGTCGTGGTCATCAACAAGGTCGACGGCAGCCAGAGCTCCAACCTCACGGGCTATCTCTTCGGGGCGATCACCACGACCTCGACCGGCGACCTGGTCGTCTTCGGTGTGCTGTCGGCGGTGATCCTCGGCGTCACGCTGGTGCTGCGCCAGCGCCTGTTTGCGGCCGCCGGCGACGAGGAGTTTTCCCGCGCCAGTGGCCTGCCGGTCATGGCCCTCAACATCACCCTGTCGGTCCTCACCGCGGTCACGGTCGTCGTCTCGATGCGTGTGGTCGGCCTGCTGCTGATCAGCGCCCTGATGATCGTGCCCAACGCGGCCGCCCAGGAGGTGGCGCGCAGCTTCCGCTCGGCCACCGTGTGGGCCGTCGGCTTCGGCATCCTCTCCTCGGTCGGCGGCGTGGTGACCTCGTTCTATGCCGACACCGCCGCCGGTGGGACGATCGTGCTCCTGGCCATCGGGCTCTTCCTGCTGGTCGCTGCCGTGTCCGCGCTGGTCGCCGCCGCCACCGCCCACCGGCACCGGGTCGCCGAGCGCCACCCGCACGAGCACGGGCCCGGGTGTGGGCACGAGGCCATCCCGCACGACGACCACGTGGACTATCTGCACGGCGACCACCGCCACGCGCCCCATGGAAGCCACTACGACGAGCACGAACAGGTGAAGCCGTGA
- the dhaK gene encoding dihydroxyacetone kinase subunit DhaK codes for MKKLINDPADVVVEALRGMAAAHRGRLRVDLDNKVVYRKEQIRPGKVGLISGGGSGHEPMHGGFVGLGMLDAACAGEVFTSPVPDQMMAATKEVDGGAGVLHIVKNYTGDVMNFEMAAELAAADAGTQVQAVVVDDDVAVQDSLYTAGRRGVGTTVLLEKIVGAAAEEGRSLADCAALATRVNDNGRSMGMALTSCTVPAAGKPTFELAEDEMEVGIGIHGEPGRKRVPLASAREVAEMLVEPILSDLDFTGDSGAIVLMNGMGGTPLLELYLMYAEVAQILERSGVTIARCLVGNYITSLEMAGCSVTLLKADDDMVGLWDAPVNTPGLRWGV; via the coding sequence ATGAAGAAACTCATCAACGACCCCGCCGACGTCGTCGTCGAGGCGCTTCGAGGGATGGCAGCGGCCCACCGAGGCCGGTTGCGCGTGGACCTGGACAACAAGGTCGTCTATCGCAAGGAGCAGATCAGGCCCGGCAAGGTCGGCCTGATCTCTGGTGGTGGCTCCGGCCACGAGCCGATGCATGGTGGTTTCGTCGGGCTGGGCATGCTCGACGCGGCCTGCGCCGGCGAGGTCTTCACCTCGCCGGTGCCGGACCAGATGATGGCCGCGACCAAGGAGGTCGACGGCGGTGCGGGCGTCCTGCACATTGTCAAGAACTACACCGGCGACGTGATGAACTTCGAGATGGCCGCCGAGCTGGCCGCCGCCGACGCGGGCACCCAGGTCCAGGCCGTGGTCGTCGATGATGACGTCGCTGTCCAGGACTCCCTCTACACCGCCGGCCGGCGCGGCGTCGGCACCACCGTGCTGCTGGAGAAGATCGTGGGCGCGGCCGCGGAGGAGGGCCGCTCGCTGGCCGACTGTGCCGCGCTGGCGACCAGGGTCAACGACAACGGCCGCTCGATGGGCATGGCGCTGACCTCCTGCACCGTCCCCGCCGCCGGCAAGCCCACCTTCGAGCTCGCCGAGGACGAGATGGAGGTCGGCATCGGCATCCACGGCGAGCCCGGGCGCAAGCGAGTCCCGCTCGCGTCCGCCCGTGAGGTCGCCGAGATGCTGGTCGAGCCGATCCTGTCGGACCTGGACTTCACCGGCGACTCCGGCGCCATCGTGCTGATGAACGGCATGGGTGGCACCCCGTTGCTCGAGCTCTATCTGATGTATGCCGAGGTGGCCCAGATCCTGGAGAGGTCCGGTGTCACGATCGCGCGGTGCCTGGTCGGCAACTACATCACCAGCCTGGAGATGGCCGGTTGCTCGGTGACGCTGCTCAAGGCCGATGACGACATGGTCGGGCTCTGGGACGCACCCGTGAACACCCCCGGCCTGCGGTGGGGGGTGTGA
- the ptsP gene encoding phosphoenolpyruvate--protein phosphotransferase, with amino-acid sequence MIGIVVVSHSRALADAAVALAGEMTDPANGPAIKIAAGLDAETFGTDAAAVAEAIGAADSGDGVLVLLDLGSAVLSAEMALEFVDPDVARRVRISSAPLVEGLVGAAVAAGAGADLEAVAAEAEQGLMAKSHHLGTGQGAVADETAKPRQKDEQDQRNPGKNWGETAVTREVSVSAPHGLHARPAARFVREVAAHPGVQVRVRNLETGRGPVDGRSLTAIATLDARQGHRLEIQARGAGAEEALDALSDLADSGFGDLAPTRATTAATAPPQTSPGTVPSSGTGPTYALEAAIGPAYRLDPAPELQDYTAGDPGDETEAYDRALAQARRELEQLRADTETRVGGAQAAVFDAHLAMLDDPALDEQVRLALREEVSAPDAVRAQVSVLRAQFEGLTDVYQRERGADVSSVGDRLLRALAGEASPSSPASVTLERPGILVVHELDPATAVQVDAVTTLGVLTVAGGGTGHGVLLARARGLPVLTGARAADTVEDGTVVAFDSRTGRLVIDPDEQTRNDFEELLGQRADGRRRMLEHAHEPAVTTDGHAVLVKANLASVAEAALAADSGADGSGLIRTEALFGDRAQAPSVAEQIAAFEQIAESLPGRTLTIRTWDVGGDKPLPFHTHPIEANPFLGLRGIRAFREDPRLLVDQLEAICRVAREHPLRVMFPMVTTVEEVDWALARLDEAAGRLPDGRPDALEVGIMIEVPAAALRAEALSALLDFVSIGSNDLTQYVLAAERGSALLEGLTDHADPAVLQLIRETCTGVAEGVEVGLCGDAASDPGLAVLLIGLGVTDLSATAASVPAVKDAIRAVSLVDAQDLAARALQADSAAEVRELLRR; translated from the coding sequence ATGATCGGGATCGTGGTGGTCAGCCATAGCCGTGCCCTGGCCGACGCAGCTGTGGCTCTGGCAGGGGAGATGACTGACCCGGCCAACGGCCCGGCGATCAAGATCGCTGCGGGGCTGGATGCTGAGACCTTCGGCACGGACGCTGCCGCGGTGGCCGAGGCGATCGGCGCGGCGGACAGCGGGGACGGCGTTCTGGTGCTGCTCGACCTCGGTAGTGCGGTGCTGTCGGCGGAGATGGCCCTAGAGTTCGTGGACCCCGATGTTGCCCGTCGAGTCCGCATCTCTAGCGCGCCACTGGTTGAGGGCCTGGTCGGTGCGGCTGTGGCGGCAGGAGCCGGAGCCGACCTGGAAGCGGTGGCTGCTGAGGCGGAGCAGGGTCTGATGGCCAAGTCGCACCACCTCGGAACCGGGCAGGGAGCTGTTGCGGATGAAACAGCGAAACCCCGGCAAAAAGACGAGCAGGACCAGCGAAACCCCGGCAAAAATTGGGGGGAGACCGCGGTGACCCGGGAGGTGTCGGTGAGTGCGCCGCACGGGCTGCACGCCAGGCCAGCGGCCAGGTTCGTCCGGGAGGTGGCCGCCCACCCCGGTGTCCAGGTCCGGGTGCGCAATCTTGAGACCGGACGAGGACCGGTCGACGGACGGAGTCTGACGGCCATCGCGACGCTGGACGCGCGTCAGGGGCACCGCCTCGAGATCCAGGCACGGGGCGCCGGCGCGGAGGAGGCTCTGGACGCGCTGAGCGACCTGGCTGACAGCGGCTTCGGCGACCTGGCACCGACTCGGGCCACCACTGCGGCGACCGCCCCACCGCAGACGAGTCCGGGCACCGTTCCCAGCTCTGGCACCGGGCCCACCTATGCGCTGGAGGCTGCCATCGGACCGGCCTACCGGCTGGACCCTGCTCCGGAGCTGCAAGACTACACCGCTGGTGACCCTGGCGATGAGACGGAGGCCTATGACCGTGCGCTCGCGCAGGCTCGCCGGGAGTTGGAGCAGCTGCGCGCAGACACCGAGACCCGCGTCGGGGGAGCGCAGGCCGCGGTCTTCGATGCCCATCTGGCGATGCTGGACGACCCGGCCCTGGACGAGCAGGTGCGGCTGGCGCTCCGGGAGGAAGTCAGTGCCCCTGACGCCGTGCGCGCGCAGGTCAGCGTGTTGCGCGCTCAGTTCGAGGGCCTGACCGACGTCTATCAGCGCGAGCGCGGGGCGGATGTCTCGAGCGTCGGCGACCGCCTGCTGCGGGCGCTGGCGGGTGAGGCCTCCCCAAGCTCGCCTGCTTCCGTGACCCTGGAACGGCCCGGGATACTGGTGGTGCACGAGCTCGACCCCGCCACGGCGGTGCAGGTGGACGCGGTGACCACGCTTGGGGTGCTCACGGTCGCCGGTGGAGGAACCGGGCACGGAGTGCTGCTGGCGCGCGCCCGGGGCCTTCCTGTCCTGACCGGGGCCCGCGCCGCGGACACCGTGGAGGACGGCACGGTCGTGGCGTTCGACAGCCGGACGGGACGGTTGGTGATCGACCCCGACGAGCAGACCCGCAACGACTTCGAGGAGCTGCTGGGGCAGCGGGCCGACGGACGACGGCGCATGCTGGAGCACGCCCACGAACCAGCCGTCACGACAGATGGCCACGCGGTCCTCGTCAAGGCCAATCTCGCCAGCGTGGCTGAGGCTGCCCTGGCGGCGGACTCCGGGGCCGACGGGTCAGGGCTCATCCGCACCGAGGCGCTCTTCGGTGACCGCGCGCAGGCCCCGTCCGTCGCCGAGCAGATCGCCGCCTTCGAGCAGATCGCCGAGTCACTGCCCGGGCGGACCCTGACGATCCGCACCTGGGACGTGGGCGGGGACAAGCCGCTGCCCTTCCACACGCATCCCATCGAGGCCAACCCCTTCCTGGGGCTGCGGGGGATCCGAGCCTTCCGGGAGGACCCGAGGTTGCTGGTGGACCAGCTCGAGGCGATCTGCCGGGTCGCGCGCGAGCACCCGCTGCGGGTGATGTTCCCCATGGTGACCACGGTGGAGGAGGTCGACTGGGCGCTGGCCCGGCTGGACGAGGCCGCGGGCCGGTTGCCGGACGGACGGCCGGACGCTCTCGAGGTCGGCATCATGATCGAGGTGCCCGCAGCCGCGCTGCGGGCCGAGGCGCTCTCGGCGCTCCTCGACTTCGTCAGCATCGGCAGCAACGACCTGACGCAGTATGTGCTGGCAGCCGAACGTGGCAGCGCCCTGCTCGAGGGGCTCACCGACCACGCGGATCCTGCTGTGCTGCAGCTGATCAGGGAAACCTGCACGGGCGTGGCAGAGGGGGTCGAGGTGGGGCTGTGCGGGGATGCCGCCAGCGATCCCGGCCTCGCGGTGCTGCTGATCGGCCTGGGAGTCACCGACCTGAGCGCCACGGCCGCGTCGGTGCCGGCGGTCAAGGACGCCATCCGGGCGGTCAGCCTGGTCGACGCACAGGACCTTGCTGCCCGCGCGCTGCAGGCGGACTCGGCCGCCGAGGTGCGCGAACTGCTGCGTCGCTGA
- a CDS encoding alpha-ketoglutarate-dependent dioxygenase AlkB, translating into MSVALQGSLLDQVDDVGLRPLRGAVQRTTLTAGAWIDVRPGWVTGSDELFTRLALGGPAGVEWRGERRVMWDNEVATPRLLRFYDERETLPDPVLTQAREDLSAYYRPEPHEPFRTAGMCLYRDGRDSVAWHGDRFGRGNSQDTMVAIVSIGAPRALLLRPNGGGAGRTVRRVIGHGDLLVMGGSCQRTWEHAVPKTAKPVGPRISIQFRPRGVR; encoded by the coding sequence ATGTCCGTCGCACTGCAAGGATCGCTACTCGACCAGGTCGACGACGTCGGCCTCCGACCCCTGCGCGGCGCTGTGCAGCGCACTACCCTCACCGCGGGTGCCTGGATCGATGTGCGCCCAGGCTGGGTCACCGGTTCCGACGAGCTGTTCACCCGGCTCGCGCTGGGTGGACCGGCCGGTGTGGAATGGCGTGGGGAGCGCCGCGTGATGTGGGACAACGAGGTGGCCACTCCCCGACTGTTGCGCTTCTATGACGAGCGCGAGACTCTGCCAGACCCGGTGCTCACCCAGGCGCGGGAGGACCTGAGCGCCTACTACCGCCCCGAGCCGCACGAGCCCTTCCGGACCGCGGGCATGTGCCTCTATCGCGACGGGCGGGACAGCGTGGCCTGGCACGGGGATCGGTTCGGCCGCGGCAACAGCCAGGACACGATGGTCGCCATCGTCTCCATCGGTGCTCCGCGCGCCCTGCTGCTGCGGCCCAACGGGGGCGGCGCCGGCCGCACGGTCCGCCGGGTCATCGGGCACGGCGACTTGCTCGTGATGGGCGGATCCTGCCAGCGCACCTGGGAGCATGCGGTCCCCAAGACTGCCAAGCCGGTCGGGCCACGGATCAGCATCCAGTTCCGCCCGCGCGGGGTGCGCTGA
- a CDS encoding Fur family transcriptional regulator — protein sequence MTSPRRRPTRQQAAVAAALQEVQDFSSAQELHARLREAGDTVGLATVYRTLTGMVDTGEVDVLRTDEGEAVYRMCSSGHHHHLVCRDCGRAVEIEGPAAVERWTDQVAAEHGFSDISHTLEIFGTCTDCARA from the coding sequence GTGACCAGCCCCCGACGACGACCGACCCGCCAGCAGGCGGCCGTGGCGGCTGCGCTGCAGGAAGTCCAGGACTTCAGCTCGGCCCAGGAGCTGCACGCCCGGCTGCGCGAGGCCGGCGACACCGTGGGCCTGGCCACCGTCTATCGCACCCTGACCGGCATGGTCGACACCGGCGAGGTCGACGTGCTGCGCACCGACGAGGGCGAGGCCGTCTATCGGATGTGCAGCAGCGGCCACCACCACCACCTGGTCTGCCGCGACTGCGGCCGCGCCGTGGAGATCGAGGGGCCGGCCGCGGTGGAGCGGTGGACCGACCAGGTCGCCGCCGAGCACGGCTTCAGCGACATCTCACACACGCTGGAGATCTTCGGCACCTGCACCGACTGCGCCCGCGCCTGA
- a CDS encoding isoprenyl transferase, protein MRESRRTARRGDTPKASPVPPFPHPSGAQPPDIPAELVPDHVAIVMDGNGRWANQRGLKRTEGHEAGEASLLDVIAGAIEIGVTCVSAYAFSTENWRRSPDEVRFLMGFNRDVIHRRRDELDSWGVRVVWSGRTPRLWKSVISELQDAERRTRGNDIITLNFCVNYGGRAEIADAVRRIGEDVRAGRISPRGIDERTIGRYLYHPEVPDVDLFVRSSGEQRTSNFLVWQSAYAEMVFQDTLWPDYDRRHLWQAIETYAARDRRYGGAIDQSQA, encoded by the coding sequence GTGAGGGAGTCGCGACGCACAGCCCGACGCGGGGACACGCCCAAGGCCAGTCCGGTGCCGCCGTTCCCGCATCCGAGCGGGGCCCAGCCCCCCGACATCCCTGCAGAGCTGGTGCCCGACCACGTGGCCATCGTGATGGACGGCAACGGGCGCTGGGCCAACCAGCGGGGGCTGAAGCGCACCGAGGGGCACGAGGCCGGTGAGGCAAGCCTGCTCGACGTCATCGCCGGAGCCATCGAGATCGGCGTCACGTGCGTCTCGGCCTATGCCTTCTCCACCGAGAACTGGCGCCGCAGTCCCGACGAGGTCCGCTTCCTGATGGGCTTCAACCGCGACGTCATCCACCGGCGCCGCGACGAGCTCGACAGCTGGGGCGTGCGGGTGGTGTGGTCGGGCCGCACCCCGCGGCTGTGGAAGTCGGTGATCTCCGAGCTGCAGGACGCTGAGCGCCGCACCCGAGGCAACGACATCATCACGCTCAACTTCTGCGTCAACTATGGCGGGCGGGCCGAGATCGCCGATGCCGTCCGCCGGATCGGAGAGGACGTCAGGGCGGGGCGGATCTCCCCCCGCGGCATCGACGAGCGCACGATCGGGCGCTACCTCTATCACCCCGAGGTCCCCGACGTGGACCTTTTTGTGCGCAGTTCGGGGGAGCAGCGCACCTCCAACTTCCTGGTCTGGCAGAGCGCCTATGCCGAGATGGTCTTCCAGGACACGCTGTGGCCCGACTATGACCGGCGCCACCTGTGGCAGGCGATCGAGACGTATGCCGCGCGAGACCGACGCTATGGCGGTGCGATCGACCAGTCCCAGGCGTGA